ACACTCCCGAAAAGCGGCCGAGCGAACCGCGAAGAATGGGAGAGGTCGTCGCGATTTCGCGGGTCGGAGGACTGCACCATCGTTACTCGCGAGAGCTCCGGAGGGCTGCCTAGAGGGAGATTTGAATAGAGACGATGGACAGGCTACTTGCGTTCCGCCGGCGCTATCTGCATCGCGTGGACGATCTCGATCGAGCCTCCGTTCTCGGACTTGACGCGGAGTCGGAGCTGCGTAACCGCACTGCGCGAGAGGACCCGCATCGTCCAAGACAGCGTCTTTCGCGTGCCGGGCTCGATCATGGCCTCTCCTTCGAAACCGGGATTCGCCTCGATGTGCAACGGGACGTCGGCTGCGGCCGTGACCTTTCGGATCGCCGTCTGCCCGCTGTTTTGTAGTGTCAACTTCACGTCGAACTCCCCGCCGATGCTGGCCGACTTTGGGGCATCGAGCGTCCACTCAAAGGCGGGCGCGACGGAAAATTCGGTGATCGCATAGGCGTCCTTGACCTCAGGCATCGAGGCGACAACGGCGAATACATGGTCTCCTGCCGCGTCCTGGGGCAGATGCACCTTTCTGGCGAAGCTCTGGGTCTTGCCGGGGCGTAGGCGGACCCTCTCTGTCCAGCTCTTCAGGGTCCGGTCCGGCCAGCGCTTGGTCTGCGGCACGTCCTCGACCACGGCGATCTCGAGTGTTTCATCCATCCTTTCACCGGCCGTGTTCTCAACGACGACAGTCAGTTCGACGGTGTCGCCTGGGCGGTGCTCGGTGCGTGCCACCTCGGCGCGCACGATGGAGTTCTTGGGGGGAGAGCAGGTCCAGTGTCCCTTGCCCCAGTACCCCTGTCCGTAGGAACTCGATGTGCAGATGTGCTGGATCCAGCTACGAATCAGCGTGAAGCTCTGATCGGGTTCTTTGCAGGGCGTGCCGTATGTCATCTTCACATCAGAGTCGCCGTCGGCGACCTCCATCGGGTCCCACGACTCCTTCGCGAAGATGGTGACGTCGTTGACGGACTTCTTGGCCCACTGGTGGTTCATCCCGAAGCTGAGCTGAGACACCGGACCGTAACCGTTGGGCGGATCATGGGGGTGGAACACGTACCACTGCTCTCCGGCGGGTCCATCCAACCGCGCTTCGGTCCACGTGTCGAAACCCCAGTTGATCGCTCCTTGCTCTCGGGCCGCATCGCCCGTTGTAGGGTGTGCCGGGATGCCGACGGCGCGCAGCAGCGCGGCGAACATCGCGGCGGAGTCGGCGCATTGCGCGAGCTTGTCCGACCGGGCCAACAGATCCAGGGTGTCGCTCTCGCTCGTGCAGATCGAGTAGACAAAGCGCTTGGTGACTGTGCTGGGGTACCCCCCCCCTTCATCACAGTAGTCCGAACCTTGCGGGACGACCCAGTCCATGAGGAGAGAACTCGCTTGGTAGGCGCTTGTCTGCTTGTTGACGAGTTGCATGGCCTCGTCGAAGATCCGTGCGTCGTCCGGGTGCAGGTAGTACGGCTTGGCCCGCGACTGTCCGCCCTTCGGCGGGTAGAACCACGGCGCGACCTCTCCCTTGTCGCTGAGGGCGTACTCCTCACGAGCGTTCACCTCCGACGGGTTGAAAATGACGTAGAACCGCATCTCTTCAGCCGCGGTTCCGTCGACGATCAGCTTGGCCAAGTAGCGTCCGACGGGGATACCTTGCGGAACCGCGGTCCACAACGTGCTGGTCCAATCCCACGCGCCGACCCAGAGCGCACCGGAGGCGACCAACGGCACTGTCGCGGCGGCGTCGCCCGAGGGGGCGATGATCTGCACATTGACGCTCTCGGCTCCATCCAGCTTGTTGGCTATGAAGGCGGGGGCGCAGTTCTTGCCTCTCGGGTAGACCAGCCCCTCGATGGCCTGTTCACCGGTCTCGGCCACGAAGAACTCATGGCCGTTCTTCATGGTCAGGCGGTGTCTGGTGCGCACCGCGCCCTCGCCGACCTTGACTGCCGACGACGAAGGGCTCACGCAGGTGCCGAGGCTCTGCGTGGCAGTGATCATCTCACCTCCGGCCATCGTCGCTGTGAGGTTGATCCGGGTGCCGCCGCCGTCGCCGACGAGGTTGCCGTTGGCGTAGACGCGGATGCGGGAGTCGAGCGCCGTCCCGCCGACCGTGGCGAAGTGGTCCCCGACACAGATGGGCATCACCCTGGGGGCGGGCAGATCGGTACAGGGCTTGACGGTCGTCGTTCCGCGCGGGCTCGGGTCGGCGCACAGCTTCTGCATTGCCGTCAGTTCGTCGCCGGCGGCCGGTGCCGGACTCAGCTTGAAGATCTGCCCACCGCCGGCGCAGTAGTGTCCGGCGATCTGCGTGGGGCCGTTTTGTACCGTGACCATGGCGCCGTTTACGATGTTGTGGACCGCGACATGGGTGGAGCCATCGTAAACATCGCCGACAGTGGGGGCGGGCAGCGGTGACGGATCCGCCAGGACCTGTACCTTATCCGAATTCGGGCTGACCTCGGTGCAGAGTGTCTCTCGCGCGTGGACCTGCTGTCCCTTGGCGAAGACGGGGGTGACGAAGGTCCACTGGCCGGCTCCGCAGCCGGCAGCATCGCCGACGAGGGTACCGTCGGCGAACACTTCCAGGAGCCCGCCTGGGACGAGGTTGTCGACGCTGATGGCGCCGCCGCAGTCGTGGAGCGGCTCCGTGATCTCTGGCTTGGTCAGCCCAGCGGGGTGCTCCTTGAAGTAGTCGCGGACCTCGACCGCCTTCGAGGGCGCGCTGGTGTCCGAGCCGACCGTCTGCGTGGCCGTGATGTCCTGGCCGGCGACCAGGTCGGGCGTCACCGAGAAGCTCTGGCCCCACGGCGAGTCGCTCACGTCCCCACCGAGCAGGACGGAGCCGTTGGCGTAGATGGCGATCTTGGCGCCGGGGACGAACCCCTCGACGGTCACGGCCGTTGCACAATCGAAGAGCGGCTCTCTGATTGTGGGAGGAGATAGAGTGCTCTGCGGTTTGTCGGGGTCCGGTGGCGGTCCCGGACACGCCACCATGGAGAACACGATCAGCGCAGCCGAGAGGACAGCGAGTCGAGCGCGCATGGCGGATACCTCTACTGCGCCTGATGCATTCCGCATGCCAACCGAACCCGCCGCCAAGAGTGGCTCGTGGGCGTTGGCGCGGGCCTCGCCCTCCATGCCCCTTCGGGGTGCGGCGATCCGCCCCCCGAAGCGGCTGCGTGACACGGATCGACCCGTCTGTCGAACCGGCAAGAAACGTCGAGGGTAGAGTACGAAAAGCCCAATTTTCGTGACATAACCCTCAAGCGCCCTGCCCTCCTCTGCCGATGGTCTCTTCATGGCGAAGAAGACCACCAAACCCTCGGCCCGCCGAGCGACGTTCTCAGAGCGAGGGCAATACCCTAGGGACAAACACCCGGTCGACAGCTACCTGGTGGGCCTTGGAGACGACTCGGAGCGAGTGACCCGGGCAGCCCTCGACTCCGTCGCCGACATCCTCTCGGGCGGGCGCCTAGCGGCGGACGAGCTCGCGTGGCATAGCCTCCGGCATGGCCATGTGAACGCGCTCAGAGGCCGCCTACAGCAACTCTATGCCCCTTCGACCGCCAACCGGTACCTATCGGCCCTAAAGGCCGTTCTACGAGAATCCTGGCGCCTCGGGCTCGTCGACCGAGAGACCCTCGAGAAAACGCTCGACGTCAAGGGAATTCGAGGACGGCGTGAAGCTCGAGGCCGCGCGGTTTCCCAAGACGAGCTGAGTGCCCTCTTCGCAACATGTTCACACGACGACAATGAAACCCTTGGGATTCGCGATGCTGCAATCCTCGCCTTGCTCTACGGATGCGGTCTGAGGCGCGCCGAACTCGCCGGATTATCTCGTTCGGATTTCCGCCCCTCTGACCGCTCCCTGAAGGTCCACGGCAAGGGAAACAAGCAGCGAGTGGTGTACATCCCGGCTGGAGCCCAGGTGGCACTTGAGGTCTGGCTCGAGACGCGAGGGCGCTGGGCTGGGGGGCTCCTCTCGGGCGTGACCAAGGGAGGAAGAGTCACCCGGCGCGATGTCTCACCGCAGCTCATCTACCGAGTCATTCAAAAGCGCCATCTCAAGGCCGGCATTGCCGAGTTCACGCCCCACGATCTGCGGCGAAGTCATATTTCAGACCTTCTCGACGAAGGCGTCGACCTCGCAGTGATTGCGAGGCAGGTGGGTCATTCGAATGTCCAAACGACCGCGAAGTACGACCGCCGCAGTCACCGAGCGCAACGAACTGCAGCTGACCGACTGGATGTCCCCTACCCCAGCTGATTGTTGGGCAGCTTGGATAGGAGACCCTCCGAAGCGGGGAAAAGGAGCACGCGAATGGAGAACGAATCGCCTGCCTTCGCGATAGCTGCATCGATGCCCGAGCCGTGGTTCAACAAGGGCCAAGCGCTGCTTCTGGCTGCCCAGGCG
This bacterium DNA region includes the following protein-coding sequences:
- a CDS encoding tyrosine-type recombinase/integrase — protein: MAKKTTKPSARRATFSERGQYPRDKHPVDSYLVGLGDDSERVTRAALDSVADILSGGRLAADELAWHSLRHGHVNALRGRLQQLYAPSTANRYLSALKAVLRESWRLGLVDRETLEKTLDVKGIRGRREARGRAVSQDELSALFATCSHDDNETLGIRDAAILALLYGCGLRRAELAGLSRSDFRPSDRSLKVHGKGNKQRVVYIPAGAQVALEVWLETRGRWAGGLLSGVTKGGRVTRRDVSPQLIYRVIQKRHLKAGIAEFTPHDLRRSHISDLLDEGVDLAVIARQVGHSNVQTTAKYDRRSHRAQRTAADRLDVPYPS